In Cyprinus carpio isolate SPL01 chromosome B16, ASM1834038v1, whole genome shotgun sequence, the following are encoded in one genomic region:
- the cyth2 gene encoding cytohesin-2 has protein sequence MTFDSDTYMPKSKAPKMDDLDYIPADLSPEERSELEEIRRRKGALLLEIQRLKEELREAIIEVEGLESSTEGSKTLQKSRHVAMGRKKFNMDPKKGIVFLVENELLRHTPEDIAQFLYKGEGLNKTAIGDYLGERDDFNIKVLQAFVDLHEFTDLNLVQALRQFLWSFRLPGEAQKIDRMMEAFAQRYCHCNPGVFQSTDTCYVLSFSIIMLNTSLHNPNVRDKPTVERFISMNRGINDGGDLPEELLRNLYDSIKNEPFKIPEDDGNDLTHTFFNPDREGWLLKLGGRVKTWKRRWFILTDNCLYYFEYTTDKEPRGIIPLENLSIREVEDPRKPNCFELYIPNNRGQLIKACKTEADGRVVEGNHMVYRISAPTPEEKDEWIHSIKSAVSVDPFYEMLAARKKRISLKKKEEQP, from the exons ATGACATTCGATTCCGACACATATATGCCTAAAAGCAAAGCCCCCAAAATGGATGATCTGGACTACA TCCCGGCGGACCTGAGCCCAGAGGAGCGCTCCGAGCTGGAGGAGATCCGCCGCAGGAAAGGAGCGCTGCTTCTGGAGATCCAGCGGCTGAAAGAGGAGCTGAGAGAAGCCATTATAGAGGTGGAGGGGCTGGAGAGCAGCACGGAGGGCAG taaaacattACAGAAGAGTCGTCATGTGGCCATGGGCAGGAAGAAATTCAACATGGACCCGAAAAAG GGCATTGTGTTCCTGGTGGAGAATGAGCTTCTCAGACACACTCCAGAGGACATTGCCCAGTTTCTGTACAAAGGAGAAGGACTCAATAAAACTGCAATAGGAGACTATCTGGGTGAAAG AGATGACTTTAATATTAAAGTATTGCAAGCTTTTGTTGATCTTCATGAATTCACGGATCTGAACTTGGTACAAGCACTTCG ACAGTTCCTGTGGAGCTTCCGCCTGCCCGGCGAGGCTCAGAAGATCGACAGGATGATGGAGGCTTTTGCACAGAGATACTGTCACTGCAATCCTGGAGTCTTCCAGAGCACAG ACACCTGTTACGTGCTGTCGTTTTCCATCATCATGTTGAACACCAGTCTGCACAACCCCAACGTGCGGGACAAGCCCACGGTGGAGCGCTTCATCAGCATGAACAGAGGCATCAACGACGGAGGAGATCTACCCGAGGAGCTGCTCAGA AATCTGTATGACAGCATCAAGAACGAGCCCTTCAAGATCCCAGAGGATGATGGGAATGACCTGACGCACACTTTCTTCAACCCGGACCGAGAAGGCTGGCTCCTCAAACTGG GAGGTCGTGTGAAGACATGGAAGAGACGGTGGTTCATTCTGACTGACAACTGCCTCTATTACTTTGAGTACACAACC gataaGGAGCCCAGAGGCATCATACCACTGGAGAACCTGAGCATTCGGGAGGTGGAAGATCCCAGAAAGCCA AACTGTTTTGAGCTCTACATCCCTAATAACCGCGGGCAGCTGATTAAAGCATGTAAGACGGAGGCCGACGGTCGAGTGGTGGAGGGAAACCACATGGTGTACCGGATCTCAGCTCCCACCCCGGAGGAGAAGGACGAGTGGATCCACAGCATCAA atCCGCTGTGAGCGTGGACCCCTTCTACGAGATGCTCGCGGCCAGGAAGAAACGCATTTCcctaaagaagaaagaagagcAGCCCTGA